GGCGGCTTTTCCTGTCGCACTGCACGACCTGCCATACTGTTCGCGGCACGCGAGCCGAAGGCGAACTCGGCCCCGACCTGACCCATTTCGCGAGCCGACTGTCGCTCGGCGCCGGCATCCTGCCGAACAGCCGCGCCACCGTCGCCGGCTGGATCGCCGGCAACCAGCACCTGAAACCGGACAACCTGATGCCCGAGTTCCATTTCGACAGCGACGAGCTGCGCGCGCTCGCGCACTGGCTGGAGACGCTCGAATAAATGTTCACGGACCTGCCGCTGTGGATCAACGTCGTCGTCTTCCTGGCCGCCGGGGTGGTCGTGTGGCTGGTCGGCACGCGCGTGGCGCGCTTCGCGACTTTCGCCGCAATTCTCGCGATCGCCGTGACCGCGCTGTTCATCGCCGGCCTGCTCGAGCGGCGCCACGTCATGATCCTGCGCATGGGCGGCGACTCGCTGCTCGTCCTCGCGATCTACGTCGCCGGACTCACGGTGCTCTACACGCTCAGATGAACGCGCTGCCGAACCCCGATACCCGCCCCGCCGGCGAAGTCGACGAACTGCGCCGGCTGTGGCAGCCGCCGCAGGGCCTGCGCTTCGTCACGGTCATCAACAACAACTACGTCGGCGTGTTCTACGTCGGCGCCGCTTTCCTGTTCTTCGTGCTGGCCGGCATCCTCGCGCTGATGATGCGCACCCAGTTGGCGGTGGCCGAGAACGATCTGATCGGCCCGGCGCTGTACAACCAGCTGTTCACGATGCACGGCACCGTCATGATGTTCCTGTTCGCGGTGCCGGCGGTCGAGGCGATGGGCATCCTGCTGCTGCCGAACATGCTCGGCGCGCGCGACCTGCCGTTTCCGCGCCTGTCGGCGTATGCGTTCTGGGCCTACCTGGTCGGGGGGCTGGTGTTCTTCGCGAGCATTTTTGTCGGCTCGGCGCCCGACGGCGGCTGGTTCATGAACCCGCCGCTGACGACCCAGACCTACTCGCCGGGCTACAACGCCGACTTCTGGCTGCTCGGCATCGGTTTCATCGAGATCTCGGCGATCGCCGGCGCCATCGAGATCATCGTCGGCATATTGCGCACGCGCTCGCCAGGTATGACGCTCGGGCGCATGCCGGTGTTCGCGTGGGCGATGCTGGTTTTCGCGCTGATGATCGTGTTCGCGTTCCCGGCAGTGATCCTCGCGACCGCGCTGCTCGAACTCGAGCGCGCCTTCCACTGGCCGTTCTTCGCTGCGCATCTCGGCGGGGACCCGCTGCTGTGGCAGCACCTGTTCTGGTTCTTCGGCCACCCCGAGGTGTACATCATCTTCCTGCCCGCAGCGGGCATGGTGTCGATGATCGTGCCGACGATGGCGCGCACGCCGCTCGTCGGCTACCGCTTCGTCGTCCTGGCGCTGGTCGGCACCGCGTTCCTGAGCTTCGGGCTGTGGGTGCACCACATGTTCACGACCGGCATCCCGCAGCTGTCGCTGTCGTTCTTCCAGGCCGCGAGCACTGCGGTCGCGATCCCGTCGGGGATCCAGATCTTCGCGTGGATCGCGACGTTCGCGCAGGGTCGCGCGACAGGGCGGATACGGATCGCGACGCCGACGCTGTTCATCCTCGGCTTCCTGTTCATCTTCGTGCTCGGCGGGCTCACCGGCGTGATGGTCGCGGTGATCCCGTTCGACTGGCAGGCGCACGACAGCTACTTCATCGTCGCCCATCTGCATTACGTGCTCGTCGGCGGCATGGTGTTTCCGCTGTTCGCCGCGTTCTACTACTGGATGCCTTACACCAGCCGGCATGCGCTGTCCGAGCGGCTCGGGCGCTGGGTGTTCGGGCTGATGTTCGTCGGCTTCAACATCACGTTCTTCCCGATGCATTTCACCGGGCTCGCCGGCATGCCGCGCCGCGTCTACACGTATGCGGCAGGGTACGGCTGGGAGAGCCTGACCTTCGTCTCGACGGCCGGCGCGTTCATGATCGCCGCCGGCGTGCTGCTCTTCATCATCGATGTCGCGCGGCGCTTTCGCATGTCGGCCGAGGACAACGCAGGCAACGTCTGGCAGGCCGGCACGCTCGAATGGCTGCCGAACGGCAATTACTCGAACCGCAGCATTCCCGTCGTCACCAGCCGCGAGCCGCTGTGGGACCAGCCGGACCTGGCGCGCAATGTCGAAGCCGGTCACTACTACCTCCCGGGCGCGCCGACCGGCGGGCGCGAGACGATCGTCACGAGCCCGCTCGACGCGCAGCCCGAGTTCGTGCTGCGCATGCCGATGCCGGGCTGGGCGCCGGTCGTCGCAGCGTGGTTCACCGCCGGCTTCTTCCTGCTGCTGACCGTCAAGCTCGTCGTGCCGGCCGTGATCTCGGGCGTTGTCGCGGTCGGCGCGCTGCTGCACTGGGGCTGGAGCCTCGACCCGGAGCCGCTCGCCGAGCCGGTCGACATCGGCGGCGGCATCGTGTTGCCCAGCTACATGAGCGGCCCGCGCTCGCAGGCGTGGTGGGCGATCGGCGTGCTGATGCTGGTGTCGGGCTCGCTCTACGCCTGTGCGCTGTTTTCCTACCTCTACCTGTGGACCGTGTCGCCCGAAGTCTGGCCCGAACCCGCGCAGCTCGCCGGCATCGGCCATCCGCTCGCCGAAGCGGCCCTGCTCGTCGCCAGCAGCTTCGCGCTGGGGCTCGCGAACCGGCAGCTCGCCGCCGGCCGGCGGCGAGCGATGGCGCTCGCGGTCGCGGCCGGCCTGGTCCTGCTGGTCGCGGCGGTCGGGCTGGAGTTTTTCGCGCAGGGCGAACTGTCGCCGAGCGCGTCGAGCTACGGCGCCGCAGTCCATCTGCTCGCATCGATCGCCGTTTTTTTCACGCTGGTCGTGCTCGTGATGGCGCTGTTCGCGCTCGCCCGCGCTGCGACCGGCAAGCTCGGGCCGACGCGCCGCGTGACGTTCGACAACATGCGCCTGTTCTGGCACTACACCGTCGGCCAGAGCCTGCTTGGTGTCGCGCTGGTGCACGGCTTTCCGAGGATCGCCGGATGAGCTTCGTCGCGAGCAGCCTGCGCCTGTCCGCCGGAGTCATCGTCTGGGCGCTGCATTTTTCCGTGATCTACGGCCTGACCGCGCTGGCTTGCGCGCGCGCCGCAGCGCAGGCCGTGCCGTGGGTGATCGGCGCGGCGACGCTCGTCGCGAGCGGGGTCTGCGTCGCGATCATCGTGCGGGAACTGGGCCGGGGGCCGGGCTTCGAATCCTGGCTCGCCGCCGGGCTCGCGGTGCTCGCGCTGCTTGCAGTGCTGTGGGAAGCCCTGCCGGTGCTGATGGTGGCGCCATGCGTCTGACCGGCCTCCTCGCGCTCGCGTGCGTGGCGCTGGTCGCCGGCTGCAGCGAAGCGCGCCGCCCTGCGCTCGGTGGCGATGCGGAAAACGGGCGCCTGCTGCTGCGCCAGTTCGGCTGCATCGGCTGCCATCGCATCCCCGGCGTCGCAGGCGCTACCGGCAACGTCGGCCCGCCGCTGGACGGTGTCGGCCGCCGCGTGTACCTCGCCGGCGTGCTGCCGAATTCGCCGGCCAACATGGTGCGCTGGATCCGCGAGCCGCAGTCCTTCGGCTTCGAAACCGCGATGCCCGACCTGCAGGTCACCGAGACCCAGGCGCGCGACATGGTCGCTTACCTCCAGGAGCTGAAGTGAAGTGAAAAAAGTCCTCCTCACCGTCGTCGCGCTGGCGGTTGCGGCCGGGCTCGCCGGCACGGCCGTGGTCTACGGCGGCTTTTACGACATTTCCGCGACCGACCAGCACCTCGCGCCGACTTACCGGCTGCTCGACATCGCGATGCGCCGCTCGATCAAGCTGCGCGCGGCGTCGGTCGCCGTCCCGTCGCTCGACGCGGCCGGTGCACTCGAACAGGGCGCGCCGCTCTACCGCGACCACTGCGCGCAGTGCCATGGTGCGCCGGGCGTCGCTCCGGAGCCTTTCGCGCTCGGCCTGACGCCCGCCGCGGCGAACCTCGCGCATACCGGCCGGGCCTGGCCGCCGGAAGAAATCTACTGGGTGGTGCGGCACGGCATCAAGATGACCGGCATGCCGGCCTGGGAGCAGCGCCTGACCGAAAGCGAACTCTGGGCGGTCACCGCGTTCGTCAAGCGGCTGCCCGAACTCTCGCCGCCGGACTACCGCCGCCTGGTCGCCGAGCTCCCGCGCCACACCCACGACCATCGCGCGGAGCGAGCACTGCCGCGGCCCGACGCCGAGCGCGGCCGGCGGATCATCCAGCAGTATGCCTGCGTCACCTGCCACCGGATTCCCGGCATTGTCGGCCCGAACGCACCGGTCGGTCCGCCGCTCGACGGCATCGGCACGCGCGCGTTCATCGCCGGCGCGCTGCGCAACGAGCCCGGGCACATGGTGCGCTGGCTGCGTTCGCCGCAGCAGGTCACGCCCGACAGCGCGATGCCGGACCTCGGTATCGACGAGCGCGACGCGCACGACATCGCCGCCTACCTCGCGACACTGAAATAACGCGCTGGCCGCGTGGGCGCGAACGCGCGCTCACTTGCGGAAGGCGTTGCGCAGCGGCCACGCCTGCTGCTGACGCGCCGCCCGGCCCCGCGCTCACTGCGCGGAAGCCGGCTGCATGACGACTCCGTCGTCGCGCACGATGTAGCGCGTGCCGTCGTCGATATCGGCAGTGAACGGCGCATCGCCCGCCGGGCATGCGATCGACAGTCGCCCCGGACGACATGTGCGGTGCGTTCGCAGCTCGCGCGGCCGGAGCGAAAAATCGCGCTCGCCGGTCCGGTAAGCGACAAGTCCCGC
The window above is part of the Azoarcus sp. PA01 genome. Proteins encoded here:
- a CDS encoding cbb3-type cytochrome c oxidase subunit I, encoding MNALPNPDTRPAGEVDELRRLWQPPQGLRFVTVINNNYVGVFYVGAAFLFFVLAGILALMMRTQLAVAENDLIGPALYNQLFTMHGTVMMFLFAVPAVEAMGILLLPNMLGARDLPFPRLSAYAFWAYLVGGLVFFASIFVGSAPDGGWFMNPPLTTQTYSPGYNADFWLLGIGFIEISAIAGAIEIIVGILRTRSPGMTLGRMPVFAWAMLVFALMIVFAFPAVILATALLELERAFHWPFFAAHLGGDPLLWQHLFWFFGHPEVYIIFLPAAGMVSMIVPTMARTPLVGYRFVVLALVGTAFLSFGLWVHHMFTTGIPQLSLSFFQAASTAVAIPSGIQIFAWIATFAQGRATGRIRIATPTLFILGFLFIFVLGGLTGVMVAVIPFDWQAHDSYFIVAHLHYVLVGGMVFPLFAAFYYWMPYTSRHALSERLGRWVFGLMFVGFNITFFPMHFTGLAGMPRRVYTYAAGYGWESLTFVSTAGAFMIAAGVLLFIIDVARRFRMSAEDNAGNVWQAGTLEWLPNGNYSNRSIPVVTSREPLWDQPDLARNVEAGHYYLPGAPTGGRETIVTSPLDAQPEFVLRMPMPGWAPVVAAWFTAGFFLLLTVKLVVPAVISGVVAVGALLHWGWSLDPEPLAEPVDIGGGIVLPSYMSGPRSQAWWAIGVLMLVSGSLYACALFSYLYLWTVSPEVWPEPAQLAGIGHPLAEAALLVASSFALGLANRQLAAGRRRAMALAVAAGLVLLVAAVGLEFFAQGELSPSASSYGAAVHLLASIAVFFTLVVLVMALFALARAATGKLGPTRRVTFDNMRLFWHYTVGQSLLGVALVHGFPRIAG
- a CDS encoding c-type cytochrome; this encodes MRLTGLLALACVALVAGCSEARRPALGGDAENGRLLLRQFGCIGCHRIPGVAGATGNVGPPLDGVGRRVYLAGVLPNSPANMVRWIREPQSFGFETAMPDLQVTETQARDMVAYLQELK
- a CDS encoding c-type cytochrome; translation: MKKVLLTVVALAVAAGLAGTAVVYGGFYDISATDQHLAPTYRLLDIAMRRSIKLRAASVAVPSLDAAGALEQGAPLYRDHCAQCHGAPGVAPEPFALGLTPAAANLAHTGRAWPPEEIYWVVRHGIKMTGMPAWEQRLTESELWAVTAFVKRLPELSPPDYRRLVAELPRHTHDHRAERALPRPDAERGRRIIQQYACVTCHRIPGIVGPNAPVGPPLDGIGTRAFIAGALRNEPGHMVRWLRSPQQVTPDSAMPDLGIDERDAHDIAAYLATLK